In Primulina eburnea isolate SZY01 chromosome 5, ASM2296580v1, whole genome shotgun sequence, a single window of DNA contains:
- the LOC140831388 gene encoding uncharacterized protein, with the protein MDSFRNLRQIMGEVEADGNQNHCTTWAPPMNSQYRLDVDAGFDSIRDKYSVGMVVRDAQGRVRGAKACPIRFPGSVACAELLAIRMGMDFCLGLGLDNVCIFSDSLAAIKAVKESDFDLSHSGGVASEVRAMLEGISFLSIHHMRRTANNVAHALAQRALVFSVLFEWIDGVLPSWLVNIVSRDLSII; encoded by the coding sequence ATGGATAGCTTCAGGAATCTTCGACAGATTATGGGGGAGGTGGAAGCTGATGGGAACCAGAATCATTGTACTACATGGGCACCTCCAATGAATTCCCAATATAGACTCGATGTCGATGCAGGATTTGACTCTATCAGAGATAAATATAGTGTGGGGATGGTGGTCAGGGATGCGCAGGGAAGAGTCCGTGGGGCGAAAGCTTGTCCGATTCGGTTTCCTGGAAGTGTGGCTTGTGCAGAACTTCTGGCTATAAGGATGGGAATGGACTTCTGCTTGGGGCTTGGATTGGACAATGTATGCATATTTTCTGACTCTCTGGCAGCGATTAAGGCTGTGAAGGAAAGTGATTTCGATCTAAGTCATAGCGGTGGCGTGGCGTCCGAAGTTAGAGCGATGCTTGAGGGTATTTCTTTCCTTTCGATACATCATATGAGGCGTACGGCTAACAACGTCGCTCATGCTCTAGCTCAACGAGCTTTAGTATTTTCTGTGTTATTCGAGTGGATTGACGGCGTTCTTCCGTCGTGGCTCGTTAATATTGTATCCCGAGACTTATCGATTATTTGA